TAGGGACTTGAAGATAGGGGTGGAGTAGTGCTGAGCAGGGGATGTTCTAAGAAGGAACCTGGGAGTTCCAGCGGGAGGAGGAAGGGCTAAAGGAGACAGGGAGGTGGGAATACCTTCTTCCCTAGAGGTCTGGAAGAGTGCGGCTCTCATCTGTGTGGGGTGTTTAGCTGTCAGAGTTAAGGCAAAGGAATGTTCTGAATGACCCTCAGGGCCTTAGTAATCAGTCATGCCTATAGTTTCAAGAAAGGGGGCACAGGAGGCTGattggagaccagcccaggcccTACCTTTGCCCTCTCCCTCCCACATCTCATCTTTCCCTTGCAGCCTGTCCAGGGGGCTGAGCCCCACCCCCAAATCCCTGGGGCATCCAGAAGATTCCTGACTGGTCAAGAACCAGAGGCAAAAGAGACCTGGAAGTCCCAGCATGGGGACCAGAACCCCCCAGCCAGCCTCATAGTTGGGAAAGTAGCCAGCTTGCCTGCCCCATCAATTGCAGGGATGCTTAAGGAAGGCCCCGCCCAGTATGAAAGCTGAGGATTGCCTCTGCTGACCCTCAgtctcctcccctgccctctaCATCTGCCCTCAGCTGGGTCCATCATGCAATGCTGAGCACTGGGGTGAGCCTGGGGGCAGCCTGCCTGCTGACAGGGCGAGGATTGTGGGGATCATGGGAGTGTTTGTGAGTGGGGCTCCTGGGTGAGAcctagcccccacccccacagagctcaagggggtggggggctgaggATAGGATGGctcggggcggggcgggggcagAGGAGGCCTCCCTGCGCTCCAACGCATTGTCCTGGCTGGCCTGTGGGCTCCTGGCGCTGCTGGCCAATGCCTGGATCATCCTCAGCATCTCGGCCAAGCAGCAGAAGCACAAGCCACTGGAGCTGCTGCTCTGCTTCCTAGCGGGCACACACATACTCATGGCAGCTGTGCCCCTCACCACCTTTGCCGTGGTGCAGCTGCGTCGTCAGGCTTCCTCCGACTATGACTGGAACGAGAGTATCTGCAAGGTCTTCGTGTCCACCTACTACACCCTGGCGCTGGCCACCTGCTTCACGGTCGCCTCCCTCTCCTACCATCGCATGTGGATGGTGCGCTGGCCCGTCAACTACCGCCTCAGCAACGCCAAGAAGCAGGCACTGCATGCCGTCATGGGCATCTGGATGGTCAGCTTCATCCTCTCCACACTGCCCTCCATTGGCTGGCACAACAACGGCGAGCGCTACTATGCCCGCGGCTGCCAGTTCATAGTCTCCAAGATCGGCCTCGGCTTTGGCGTTTGCTTCAGCCTCTTGCTACTTGGGGGAATTGTCATGGGTCTGGTCTGTGTGGCCATCACCTTCTACCAGACACTGTGGGCCCGGCCCCGGAGGGCTCGGCAGGCCCGGAgagtggggggtggtggggggaccAAAGCGGGTGGGCCAGGGGCCTTGGGTACCCGGCCAGCTTTTGAGGTACCAGCCATTGTGGTGGAGGATGCCCGAGGGAAGCGGCGGTCCTCGCTGGATGGCTCGGAGTCTGCCAAGACATCCCTGCAGGTCACCAACTTGGTCAGCGCCATCGTCTTTCTCTATGACTCACTCACAGGGGTGCCCATCTTGGTGAGATCGGGGTCCTCCCCACCTGTTCTCCCCAATATCCAGGCCCCAGCATCATCACCTGACCTCCAACTTCATCAGCCATACAGCAGCTCCGTCATCTCTCCTCCAGTTCCATCATCCATCTTCCTCTCCTCTGTCCATCCCCCACTCCATTTGTGGCCCCCATCTTGATCATCTGTCTTTTAGTTCCCACTACCCTGTTTACCCCAGCTCCAGCATCTGCTTCAGTTCCCACTCCTCAGCTCCATCACCGTCCTTCAGTTCCACGACCTGTCCTCCAGCTCCGTCATCCATCCTGCAGCTCCACGGTTCAGCCGCAGACCTCTCATCCAGCCGCTGGGCTCCACTCtccattccctccttccctcgGGCTGCCACATGGTCTCTGAGCACTCTTGGCTGGAAATCCCACAGGGCTCACCCCACCACCCCATCTAGTCACTGTTCCTGGGTTCCTGTCTGTCTCTACGGTTCCTGGTCCAcctctgttcctctccctcctgaCCGCAGGGCTTTGTCTCCAGCACTCTCCCCGACCTTCCTCTGAGTCAGTCCCTTCCCTCTGTTCACTCCATCTCCACCTCCGGCTTCGCCTCTGTTGGAGCACAGGGATCAGGCATTACTTCTGACGTCTTGCCCACCAGCTGCACTAGGATATGGGGTTCAGGTGGGCTCCTCAGCTCTGGCCCTGACCCAGCCCGCTCCCACCCTTCCCCAGGTGGTGAGCTTCTTCTCCCTCAAGTCGGACTCGGCGCCCCCCTGGATGGTGCTGGCTGTGCTGTGGTGCTCCATGGCACAGACGCTGCTGCTGCCCTCCTTCATCTGGTCCTGCGAGCGCTACCGCGCCGACGTGCGCACAGTGTGGGAGCAATGCGTGGCCATCATGTCTGAGGAGGATGGAGATGACGGtcagaggaggggctgggcttTGGCTTTCCTGGACATCTGTCTATTCCCTTTTCTGCCGCTCCTTCTCAGCCAGAGGATGGGCTGCCCTGGAGTGCCCCCTACTGGACAGAATCTGCACCACCCTGGGCTCCCCTTTCCCTAAGCAGGCACCCTGCTGTCCACTCACTGCTTCCCGCAGCACTCAGGGCTCCCTTCACTGGGCCTAGGCTCCCCTCCAGAAACCCACACTGCCCAGCTCTGGCACTATGGGGAACCTGAGCTTCCCGAGAGAGGCCCCCCAGCTATAGGGACGGCTCTTGGGGGAGTGCAGGCAATTGTTTCAATAACTTCATCTATATGTATGAAGCACTCCACTCAGGATTTAGCACTGAACGCAGCAAATGCTAGCCACTCTCACTGTCCTCTTGGAACATACATGCTAATGGGAACTAAAGGGGTCTCTGGGAGCTTATAAAGGCAGTGGTGGGAGGCCGCGGTAGGCATTCCCTACCTGTAACCACTCTGCCCATTTTCTCTCCTAGATGGGGGCTGTGACGACTATGCAGAGGGCCGAGTTTGCAAAGTTCGCTTTGATGCTAACGGAGCCACAGGACCAGGGAGCCGGGACCCCGCCCAGGTGAAGCTGCTGCCTGGAAGGCACATGCTCTTCCCTCCTCTTGAGAGAGTCCACTACTTACAGGTATGGAACTGGGGGATACATCTCCTACCCTTGGTGCCGCTCATCACTTTTCTCCAGTGTCTGTTAGGCACCCCAATCCCCTCTTCCCTAGCCCTGGCTTTCAGGGCACCATAGAGCTGGGTGAAAGAAAGCTATAGCAAGAGAGGCATCCCTTCAGACCTCGTGGGGCCAGGTTTGCCCACCGGAGCAAACGTTTTGAAGGTTAAGAAGGTGGCACCATCTTCCGGAGTCCCCACTTggttcctgcctctgcctctgtcccTGCAGCACCTTCAGGTCTTACCCGCTCCTCTTCCCAGGTCCCCCTATCCCGGCGTCTGTCCCATGATGAGACAAACATCTTCTCTACCCCTCGGGAACCAGGCTCCTTCCTGCACAAGTGGTCATCCTCTGATGACATCCGGGTCCTCCCAGCCCAGAGCCGGGCCCTCGGGGgtcctcctgagtacctgggacaaAGACACAGGTTGGAGGACGAGGAGGACGAGGAAGAGGCTGAAGGTGGGGGGCTGGCCAGCCTTCGCCAATTCTTGGAGAGTGGGGTTCTGGGGTCAGGTGGGGGACCCCCACGGGGTCCTGGCTTCTTCCGGGAGGAGATCACCACCTTCATCGATGAGACACCTCTGCCTTCTCCGACTGCCTCACCAGGGCACTCTCCTCGTCGGCCCCGGCCACTGGGCCTCTCACCCCGCCGACTCTCCCTTGGGTCCCCTGAGAGCAGAGCCGTTGGACTTCCTTTGGGACTAAGCGCAGGGAGACGCTGCTCCCTGACGGGGGGTGAAGAAAGTGCAAGGGCTTGGGGAGGATCCTGGGGCCCAGGCAACCCCATCTTTCCCCAGCTGACCCTGTGAGCCCAAGCAGGCCTGCTGAACTCAGAGGAGAAAGCCTGAGTGAGTAACACCTCATTCTGGCCGAGAGTAGGGCAGCTGCCTCCAGACTCTGGGGAGACGGGCGCTAGATTTGGGGCTCAGAAGGCCCTGCTCTCTCCCATCCAAGTGACCAGATGCCCTACTCAGCTTCCATCACCCCTAGCAATATGTATTAAAGTCTGAAGTGTTGCCATGGAAACCTCAGTGTCCAGTGTACTGCGGTGGAAAGGGGCTTGGagggtggagtggctcacaggGGACACGACAGAGCAGGGGCAGCAGACAGAGGCACAGAAGGACACATGGAGAAATGATCACATGCTCCACCAGGCAGCCTCGCACAGGGAAGGCTGGGAGGAGCATATCCTGCTGGGGGCGGGGCTTGAGGACACACATCTTCGTTGGTTGGGGTATGAAGGATCTCTGTTCAGATTTGTTGAGGTGGTTTTAGAGCGTGGCTCCAGCCCCAGTGCCCAACTCTCCTTCTAACCTCAAATCCATGCAGGGGCTCACTTTATGGGCAGGAAAGGTTTTGGGGCTGATGCAGTGTCCCGGGCCTGGACACCTCCTCCTTGCTGCATTTTAAAGCTCTTTCTCCAAAGGAGTGCAGGGgtggatgagtgtgtgtgtgggcggGGGTGGGAGTGCAGGGgtggatgagtgtgtgtgtgggggagtgCAGGGGTGGATGagtgtgtggggggggtgggaGTGCAGGGGTGGATGAGTGTGGGGGGGTGGGAGTGCAGGGGTGGATGagtgtgggggggtgggggggggcgaGGGGGGGATCGGCGTCCACACTCCTTTTTCTGGACCCAGAAGCGTGTGTGTGGAGGGAACACAGCCCCAGTAGTTACCCCCAGACCTCAGGGGCTGAAGTCACCGCTGGGGCTGAAGTCATCCTTCATGGATGCCCAGGCCTGCTCCAGTTCCCGCCTTTTGCCCTCCTCCTCCCAGTTTCTCCCTCTTATTCCACACTAGACCAGCTTTGTCCACTCAGcactcttctctctccatcttttcACATGGGCCTCTCCCACCATCGGGTCTCAGccccatcttctctctctctctctctctcggccTCCCTCattatttctccctctccctccgcctctccatctctccttcctccccctccctccccttcccccctttcctctccctccctctcggCTCCCGCATTTCCCCTCGGCTGCCGGCGGCTCCGACATCATGCTCCGGCTCCTCCGGccgctgctgctactgctgctgctgcctccccCGGGGTCCCCTGAGCCCCCCGGCCTGACCCAGCTGTCCCCGGGGGCGCCCCCGCAGGCCCCCGACTTGCTCTACGCTGACGGGCTGCGCGCCTACGCGGCCGGGGCTTGGGCGCCGGCCGTGGCGCTGCTGCGGGAGGCGCTGCGGAGCCAGGCGGCGCTGGGCCGGGTGCGGCTGGATTGCGGGGCGAGCTGCGCGGCCGATCCGGGCGCCGCGCTCCCCGCCGTGCTTCTCGGGGCCCCGGAGCCCGACTCCGGGCCGGGACCCACGCAGGGGTCCTGGGAGCGACAGCTTCTCCGTGCAGCGCTCCGCCGCGCAGACTGCCTGACCCAGTGCGCAGCACGGAGGCTGGGCCCCGGGGGCGCGGCGCGGCTTCGCGTGGGGAGCGCGCTCCGGGACGCCTTCCGCCGTCGGGAGCCCTACAACTACCTGCAGAGGGCCTATTACCAGGTGGGGAGCGGGCCGGGCAGCTCCGAGGGTCCCAGCCCTCACCACGACGCTGTCCTACTTTGCGTTGCCCAGGAGTAGGCGGAATGCTGTTGCCCGGGCCCCGCACGGGGCTGGGGAGCGTACCGCGGGCCTCTGCGTAGGAGCTGGCTAAGCGACCGCGAGGACCTCTTGAGATCGCAGAGGAGCAGCCGAGGGGGAGTGCGAGCAGAATGGGAATGGGGCGGGGAGGTCGTGAGGTGGGACGGGAGCAGATCGAAGATGGAGGGACAGGGCCGCCTCTTCCTAGGAATGAAGCGGAGGCGGTGGGGGCGAAACCGGCTCTCGGACGGGAAGTgtgcgtgggtgtgtgtgtgtgtcgggggtgGTGGTGAGTGTGAACCTTCGCTTGGGGCAGGAGGTAGCTTCGGAAAGGAAGGAGCAGACGGAGGCAAGGTTGGGGTCCTCCGAGGCCAGACCTCTGCGGGCGGGGAGGGGACAGCACGCCGCAGCCGCCGGTACCGCAGCAGTTGCCTACGTGGCTGGGGAAGCGGGGCGCCGGTTGTACTCACCTCAGCTCAGGGTCCTAGAGACCTGCGGGTTTTGCTGGTCGCTGAGGTCTCCCCCACTTCCCCACCTCACTTAAGCCATCACTTCCACCTGGTCTCCCAAATTGAGGTCCTGAAGTCCTGAGACCCATGTCCCACCCAACTCCGACGTCTTTAGATCCCCTTTCCCTCGGTGCCAGCCTTCTGAGAGTCCCAACGTTCTGGCCTCTAGGGGATCTGCAGTTCGGGCGGTGGGCGGTTCTGATTGGCCAGTCTTCCATGAGGCTCTGGGGCACCCAGAGTGTGTGtctggggtagggtggggaggCTGGCCAGGGGGCAGAGGTCTGCCCCCCGTCCCAGGGCTCTGATGCCCTCCTCCCTTCGCCTCCTCAGTTGAAGAAGCTGGATCTGGCAGCTGCGGCAGCACACACCTTCTTTGTAGCAAACCCCATGCACCTGCAGATGCGGGAGGACATGGCTAAGTACAGACGAATGTCGGGAGTTCGGCCCCAGAGCTTCCGGGACCTGGAGACGCCCCCACACTGGGTGAGAATCCCAGCACCACCCCTGTCTTGCCACCAGCCTTTTCCTGGCTGGATACACAGGCCTCACTAAACTGTGCGTTGTGCTGCTTGAGCATACAGATGGGGTAATGATCCTCAGCGACCCTGGCTGGGAGTCCTTCTCTAGGACTTCGTTTCCTTCCTGGATGATCACTGAAATCTGATGTTCTAACATTATGATTCTGAGGCCCACCCTTATTCTTCTCCACGGTGAAGAGGGACATGGAGTCCTTGCCCCAAATGAGACCAACACCCCTCTCCTCTCTACCTCCCAGTTTGGCAACCCCTGGATCTTAGGTGACTGACTGCTCCCTTCCCCAACAGGCAGCCTATGACACTGGCCTGGAGCTACTGGGGCGCCAGGAGGCAGGACTGGCACTGCCCAGGCTAGAGGAGGCTCTTCAGGGGAGCCTGGCCCAGATGGAGAGCTGCCGTGCTGACTGTGAGGGGCCTGAGGAGCAGCAGGGGGCTGAAGAAGAGGAGGATGGGGCTGCGAGCCAGGGGGGCCTCTATGAGGCCATTGCAGGTAAGGGTCCCGTGTGTGAGGGGGTGGGTCGGTGCCCAGGGAGGGGCATGAACAAGCTGAATGGCTTATGGGTTTCCTCTGCAGGACACTGGATTCAGGTCCTGCAGTGCCGGCAACGCTGTGTGGGGGAAACAGCCACACGCCCTGGTCGCAGCTTCCCTGTCCCAGACTTCCTTCCCAACCAGCTGAGGCGGCTACATGAGGCCCATGCTCAGGGTCAGTTGGGGAAGGGTGGAAACGGGGAGTGAAGATTTGCCTCTGCTGCTATCCTGAGCTCCATCTCTCTATCCCTCCCATCTGTCTCTGGATTTGTAGTTTCACTGTCAGGGCTGCATGGGAACCATCACTTCACAAGGACTCTAATTTGCCCTCCTTTGGCGCCTGTGACAAGCTCAGGAGATGGGCTTCCTTCTGCCTTGCTGCTTCTCACCTTCCTTTATTTTCCCCCCTCTTGCTCTTCTTTGAACTCTCCAGCTAAGGTATGTTTGCACCAGTGTTTGAAAGAACCGGCAGCTGAACTTGTCTGCCAGTGGGAAGGGGGCTCTTGGAGTTAGCTGTCTGGCCTCTGGAGACCACCTTCTCCAGCACTGCCTCTGCCCCAAGGATCAATGTGCTCTAAGTATTCATCCCCCAACCCCTGACCTTGTCGCTCCCTCTCCAGTGGGCAATCTGTCCCAGGCTATAGAAAATGTCCTGAGTGTCCTGCTCTTCTACCCGGAGGATGAGGCTGCCAAGAGGGCTCTGAACCAGTACCAGGCCCAGCTGGGAGAGCCGAGACCTGGCCTCGGACCCAGAGAGGTAATCCCCTCTCCACGCTCACCTGGGAGGTAGCCCCAAATCAAACAAATAGACCTGAGAAGTAACCTGGACCCCCACCCCCCGCTGGCCTCTTACCCGAGCACTCTAGTCACCCAAAGGACTCCAAGTCCAGCATCTGACTTCCGTCTCCACTCCCTGCTCCCCACGGCAGCCTGGAGTTCCGATTCCAGCCCTCAGCCCCGTCTCTCTTGCCTTTACTTCACTCCTGCCTGCCACCAGCCCCCAAACTcatgcatacacacacccacacactcacacacactcccacCCCCTACACCCTTTCCAGTTTAAGTCCAGATGCTCTGAAGCTGCTGAGGGGGAACGTTGAACAGAGGAACCGGGGGGCATGGTGCCAGGTTCAAGGAGCATGGAGCACCCAGGCAGTGCCCTAGAGCCGGcgcttccctgccttcctccagCTACCCCTCACTGCTCATCATCTCACCCTCAGGACATCCAGCGCTTCATCCTCCGATCCCTGGGGGAGAAGAGGCAGCTCTACTATGCCATGGAGCACCTGGGGACCAGCTTCAAGGATCCTGTGAGTCACTCCACTTCTGCCCATCTCACCCCTCCGCACTCCCAGGAGGGATGGCACTTTGGTTTGCAACAGAGTTTTCCATTTTTCCACCATGAGGCTTGGAGAAGAGTCTGCCATCCCA
This sequence is a window from Homo sapiens chromosome 12, GRCh38.p14 Primary Assembly. Protein-coding genes within it:
- the P3H3 gene encoding prolyl 3-hydroxylase 3 precursor, with translation MLRLLRPLLLLLLLPPPGSPEPPGLTQLSPGAPPQAPDLLYADGLRAYAAGAWAPAVALLREALRSQAALGRVRLDCGASCAADPGAALPAVLLGAPEPDSGPGPTQGSWERQLLRAALRRADCLTQCAARRLGPGGAARLRVGSALRDAFRRREPYNYLQRAYYQLKKLDLAAAAAHTFFVANPMHLQMREDMAKYRRMSGVRPQSFRDLETPPHWAAYDTGLELLGRQEAGLALPRLEEALQGSLAQMESCRADCEGPEEQQGAEEEEDGAASQGGLYEAIAGHWIQVLQCRQRCVGETATRPGRSFPVPDFLPNQLRRLHEAHAQVGNLSQAIENVLSVLLFYPEDEAAKRALNQYQAQLGEPRPGLGPREDIQRFILRSLGEKRQLYYAMEHLGTSFKDPDPWTPAALIPEALREKLREDQEKRPWDHEPVKPKPLTYWKDVLLLEGVTLTQDSRQLNGSERAVLDGLLTPAECGVLLQLAKDAAGAGARSGYRGRRSPHTPHERFEGLTVLKAAQLARAGTVGSQGAKLLLEVSERVRTLTQAYFSPERPLHLSFTHLVCRSAIEGEQEQRMDLSHPVHADNCVLDPDTGECWREPPAYTYRDYSGLLYLNDDFQGGDLFFTEPNALTVTARVRPRCGRLVAFSSGVENPHGVWAVTRGRRCALALWHTWAPEHREQEWIEAKELLQESQEEEEEEEEEMPSKDPSPEPPSRRHQRVQDKTGRAPRVREEL
- the GPR162 gene encoding probable G-protein coupled receptor 162 isoform 1 (isoform 1 is encoded by transcript variant A-1) yields the protein MLSTGVVSFFSLKSDSAPPWMVLAVLWCSMAQTLLLPSFIWSCERYRADVRTVWEQCVAIMSEEDGDDDGGCDDYAEGRVCKVRFDANGATGPGSRDPAQVKLLPGRHMLFPPLERVHYLQVPLSRRLSHDETNIFSTPREPGSFLHKWSSSDDIRVLPAQSRALGGPPEYLGQRHRLEDEEDEEEAEGGGLASLRQFLESGVLGSGGGPPRGPGFFREEITTFIDETPLPSPTASPGHSPRRPRPLGLSPRRLSLGSPESRAVGLPLGLSAGRRCSLTGGEESARAWGGSWGPGNPIFPQLTL
- the GPR162 gene encoding probable G-protein coupled receptor 162 isoform 2 (isoform 2 is encoded by transcript variant A-2) yields the protein MARGGAGAEEASLRSNALSWLACGLLALLANAWIILSISAKQQKHKPLELLLCFLAGTHILMAAVPLTTFAVVQLRRQASSDYDWNESICKVFVSTYYTLALATCFTVASLSYHRMWMVRWPVNYRLSNAKKQALHAVMGIWMVSFILSTLPSIGWHNNGERYYARGCQFIVSKIGLGFGVCFSLLLLGGIVMGLVCVAITFYQTLWARPRRARQARRVGGGGGTKAGGPGALGTRPAFEVPAIVVEDARGKRRSSLDGSESAKTSLQVTNLVSAIVFLYDSLTGVPILVVSFFSLKSDSAPPWMVLAVLWCSMAQTLLLPSFIWSCERYRADVRTVWEQCVAIMSEEDGDDDGGCDDYAEGRVCKVRFDANGATGPGSRDPAQVKLLPGRHMLFPPLERVHYLQVPLSRRLSHDETNIFSTPREPGSFLHKWSSSDDIRVLPAQSRALGGPPEYLGQRHRLEDEEDEEEAEGGGLASLRQFLESGVLGSGGGPPRGPGFFREEITTFIDETPLPSPTASPGHSPRRPRPLGLSPRRLSLGSPESRAVGLPLGLSAGRRCSLTGGEESARAWGGSWGPGNPIFPQLTL